The genomic interval TTCGCCCGGCGGGTCATCGACTGGGTGCTCGCGAATCTGTACGCGGGACAGGGGCAGTTCTACTACCAGAAGCGCCGGCTGTACACGAAGCAGTTCACCCTGATGCGGTGGTGTCAAGCGTGGATGGCGTACGCGCTCGGAGAGTACCTCACCGCGACGGCGAACGCCTCCCCAGTCGACGAATCGCGCGCCGGGACGGCCGCCCCAGTTGCCGACGACGACTCGGGAGTGCTGACCTCCAAGTCGCCGGCGGCGGACGGCGGCGACCCGACAAACCGGCCGATCACAGACGGAGGCGACGACTGATGGACCTCGCGAACGTCGTCGCGAACCTCCGACGCAACTGGGACGACCCCTCGTGGTGGCGCGATATCGTCGTTCCGTTCGGCGTGCGGACGGCGCTCGTTCAGCCGTACTTCCGGCACCTCGCGTCGAACGATGGCGTCCGAGTCCTCGACGAGGACTGGGACACGCTGCTGATACTCGACGCGTGCCGCTACGACATGTTCGTCGAGCACAACACGATCGAGGGCGACCTCTCGCGTCGGACATCCCTCGGTTCCAACACCGAGGAATTCCTCGTCCGCAACTTCCGCGGCGGGACCTTCGACGACGTGGTGTACGTGACCGCGAACCCGCAGGTCGACGTCCGCCTCGACGACCCGTTCCACGAGGTGGTATCGGTCTGGCGCGACGAGTGGGACGAGGAGTTCGACACGGTGATGCCCGACGCGATGGCGGATGCGGTCCGCGAGGCAGCCGAGGCGTACCCGAACAAGCGGATCGTCGGCCACTTCGTCCAGCCGCACTACCCGTTCGTCGGTGAGCGCGGCCGCGAACTGCTCGACGAGCAGGCCGGGATCGAACTGTCGCGGCGGATGGCCGACGGCGACGAGCCGATCGCGGACCACATGAACGTCTGGGACATGCTCCAGCGGGGCCTGATCGACGAGCGCGACCTCCGAGCGGCCTACGAGGAGAATCTCCGGATCGCGCTTCCGCACGTGCGGACGCTCGTCGAGGACCTCGAGGGCCGCACCGTCGTCACGTCCGACCACGGGAACCTCATCGGCGAGCGTCCCAAACCGTGTCCGGTACCGATGGAGCTGTACGGCCACCCGCCCGGCGTCTACGCCGACAGCCTCGTCACGGTGCCGTGGCTGACCGTCGAGGGCGAGGGCCGCCGGCGGATCGTCACCGGGTCCGCGTCGGTCGCCGACGATACCGCTTCCTCCAATGACGCGGCCGCTGCGGGGGCGGAGTCGGGTCAGGACGAGGACGAGGCGACCGACCGCCTGCGCGACTTGGGATATCTGGAGTGATCCATATGAGCCACACACACCACCGGCCGACCGCCGTGCATTCTCTCCCGACCGGCTCCAGTCCGCGCCTGCGCTCGGTTCGAACGGAGGTGACGACTCGTGCGTAATTCCGCGGCGTCCCGTTCAACTGCTCCGGCAGCACGCGCGCGGCCGACCGACGTCTGGGTCGACCTCGCGAGCCCGTCGCACCCGTTTTTCTTCAAGGCACTCACCGACGCAGTCCCCGACATTCGGACGACCGTCACCGCCCGCAACAAGACCCAGACGGTCTCGCTCGCCAGGGAGGTCGGCTTCGAGTTCCGAACGGTGGGCCGCGACTACGAGCAGTCGGTCCTCAGGATGCTGGGTATCCCGCTGCGCACCGCACAACTCGGGATCGAGATGCCCGACGTCGACGTGGCGGTGGGCGCCCGCAACGCGATGTGCGTGCTCGCGGCGAAGGCCCGCGGCGTCCCGTCGATCCACTACACGGACAACGACATCTGCGCGCACATGGACGGGCTGTACGCTGATGCCCTGTACCACAGATTGGTCGCACAGGCGACCCACAACGTCGTGCCGGAGGCGTTCCGAACGGAGGTGTTGACCGACCGCGGGGCCGACCCCGACAGCGTCCATACCTACGACGGCTTCAAAGAGGACGTGTACGTCGCGGCCTTCGAGCCCGACGACTCGTTCCCCGAGCGCCTTCCGTTCGACGGCGAACCGTTCGTCGTCGTGCGGCCCGAGGCGCTGCAGGCGACCTACGTCGAAGCCGACACCATCGCGCCGGAGTTGCTCACAGCGCTCACCGATCGCGGGATCAACGTCGTCTATCTCCCCCGGACCGACGACTACCGCGCGTTCATGGAGGATGCCGACCCAGACCGAGTGTACGCTCCCCAGGATGCACTCTCGGGACTCGAACTCTCGTGGCACGCCCGCTGCGTGCTCACCGGATCGGGCACGATGGCCCGGGAGGCGGCGCGGATGGACACCCCCGCGGTGTCGTTCTTCCCGAGTGAGCACCTCTCGGTCGACCAGACGCTCATCGACAGAGGAGACATCTATCACTCCCGGGACCCCGTCGAGATCGCCGAATACGTCGACTCGCTCACTCCCGCGGACGCGAGACCTCGCCTCGACCGCGCCCGTCGCGTCCGCGAGGAGGTCGCCTCGCTCACTCGGGATCTCATCGACGCCGAG from Halobaculum halobium carries:
- a CDS encoding DUF354 domain-containing protein, with translation MRNSAASRSTAPAARARPTDVWVDLASPSHPFFFKALTDAVPDIRTTVTARNKTQTVSLAREVGFEFRTVGRDYEQSVLRMLGIPLRTAQLGIEMPDVDVAVGARNAMCVLAAKARGVPSIHYTDNDICAHMDGLYADALYHRLVAQATHNVVPEAFRTEVLTDRGADPDSVHTYDGFKEDVYVAAFEPDDSFPERLPFDGEPFVVVRPEALQATYVEADTIAPELLTALTDRGINVVYLPRTDDYRAFMEDADPDRVYAPQDALSGLELSWHARCVLTGSGTMAREAARMDTPAVSFFPSEHLSVDQTLIDRGDIYHSRDPVEIAEYVDSLTPADARPRLDRARRVREEVASLTRDLIDAETGEDR